The stretch of DNA CAAATCGGCAACCGTAAAAGAAAAACCTTTTTGCCGGATAAGGGAAACCGTTTCTTTCAGGATCCGTTCCCGCATCGCAGCACCTCCCATTGGTACCAATAAAACTTTTTTGGTTTCATTGGTATTTTATCTTTTTCTCCAAACTAAAGCAACCGGGAAATGACCGTCCCGGCCGCAGGGAGCCTTCCTCCCGAAAAAAAGCCGCCGCAAGGACCAGCCATTCAAATAAACTGCCGGAAGAGCCGCGAGGAAAGAATTGAAAGATCCGGCTGGCCGTCCCGGCAGAGGGCAAACCTTCCCTCCGGCGAAAACGCGGGCCCCGCCGGTTGAAAACAGCCCGACAAGGACCAGCCGTGCAAAGAAAGTGCAGGGATCTTCGCCCCGGAAAGAAAATGAGAGACTCGTTTGAATCGTTGGTTGGGTTTTTTGATCTTCTTTGTTCCCCGGCGGGACATGGAAAAAACCCCCGCCCTGATCGTTCGCGATGAGCCGGTGGCGAAGAAATGGACGGCAGGATCGGGAGATTCGAATAAGCGATTTTCTTTTTCCGATGCTGGACTAGAGGGTTGCGGAAGAAAAAAGAATGCCCGCCGAAAAAAGCGGGCATTTTTAACAAAAGGAACAAGACGGACAGGGTATGCGAAAAAAATTTACAGGAAAAGATTGCTGGAACCCCGGAGCGCATTTGGCCGGACGGCGAAAGCCAGCGATGGCCGGGGACGGCCTCCGGGAACGGACTTGCCAGGCTTCGGCGCCGCCTTCAGCACCGGAACCTGCGGGACAGCCGAAAGATTGATCAAGCCCTCACGGCCGGGCACCGGGCCTCTTTCCAGCCTCCCTTTCAAATTCCTGCTTCAAGATGGAATAGAGGGCCATATCCCGAAATTTCCCTTTGATGAAATATTTTTGCCGGGAGATGCCTTCCAGCCGCATCCCCAATTTTTGCAGGGCCCTTTGCGACTGGACATTCTCCGCCATGCATTCGGCTTCGATCCGGTTGAGCCCCATCCGTTCGAAGCCGAATTCCATCACCTTCCGGGCCGCCTCCGGAGCGATGCCCTTCCCCCAATAGGCCTTCGATAATATAAAGCCGATCTCCGCCCGGAAATGGCCGGGATACCAGGCGACATAATCGATGGTCCCGATCATCTTCCCGTTTTCTTTCCATTCGATGGCCCAAGGAGCCGGTTTCCCCGCCTCGTACAGCTTTAACACATAGTCTACAAATCTCCGGCTGTCTTCCAAGGAACGGTGGACTTCCCACGGCACGAACTTGGCCACATCCGGCTCCGAAGCATAGGCGAACACATCTTCCGCGTCATCGGGCGTCATTTTGCGGAGGATCAATCTTTCCGTTTCCAATGTCGGCAAATCTTTAAAGATGTCTTCATGCTTCAATCGCAGAACACCCCCTCTAACATATTCCAGGGGTTTGCGGAAAAATCCTTTTCCTTTGAACAAGATCTTTGCGGAATCGAAATGTTCTGCCAATAGAAAGAAGTGTTTTTGCGGCCAGGATGTTTCCGGGGAGTTTTTAAGCAACTCCGTCATATTTTTTTACAAACCATGGTTGTCAACAGAATCATGAACAAGATCAGCGCGCATGAATAGCTGGCCAAGATCCAGCCGATCGATATGTTGAGCAGGGGCAAAATCGCCAAGCTCATTGCCCCCGCCGCCGCCATTGACGCTCCCGCCCAGGCCGACACTTCTTTCCCAAAATGCCTGCGGATGGTATTTCTGGTCCATCCGATCGCATGATACATTTGAAATTCGGCTTTTCTTTCATTCAAAATGGCATTCATCGCTTCACTTACACTAAGGATCGTCAACAGCAGGGTTATTATGAGCGCGGATGCATGGAAAAAGGCCGCTGCATCCATTGTAAAGGCCCCTAAGCTTGTCCTTCTTGCTTCCAAAATTGAAGAGAATATGACGGCCGCCTGGATCACGATGAGAATGACGGAAAACGTCAGTACAAGCATAATGGGGATGATCAGCTTACGATAATAGAAAATGCTTGCCCATTTTTTATACGCGGTTCCTCCGGGAACAGGTTTACTGTTTCGGTTCAACAAAATCCATGCGGATCCCAGCGAAATCAGCCAAAGAAAGAATGGGGCAAGATAAATCGATCGATTCGTGTTGAATGGAGAAATGAAAAGGATAAGGATACCGATCATGAATGCAATCGTTAGGCATATTTGTTGTTCAAGCCTGTTCCGAAGCGAAATCTTATTTTTTTGCCAGCCTAACGTTAATAAAATCTTATTTTCTTCCGAAAGAGCGTTTCTTTCATAAAGAAGGCGCGATGAAAGATAGAGAAGCCCAAAAAGTGCAAGTAATACGGTCATGGTTAGGGTTACGGCATTCCAACGCGATGTTAAGGATTGGGCAACCCCCAATGTGGTCCAAGGGGACGTTACCCTGCCGATCCCTTCTACATCCATTTCCAGTTTCTTAAAAGAAGAACCTGCGACGATGTCCACCTCATAGCCTTTCTTCAGTAAATCTGTTGCCACTTTTTCAATTTTCTTCTGTGCTTCCTGATCGTATGACTGAATGCCGGCTACGCGAATCCGAATCGCATCAATCGGTTTCTCCCCTTTAATGATTCGGGCCGCCTCCAATGTTGTTACACCTGCGGCAGGCGCAGCAATGAAACTGCCCGGGGAGATCGTCGGTGTCAACGTGGTGCCATCCATCGTTTTAACCTCTTCGGTGGAATA from Caldibacillus debilis DSM 16016 encodes:
- a CDS encoding GNAT family N-acetyltransferase produces the protein MKHEDIFKDLPTLETERLILRKMTPDDAEDVFAYASEPDVAKFVPWEVHRSLEDSRRFVDYVLKLYEAGKPAPWAIEWKENGKMIGTIDYVAWYPGHFRAEIGFILSKAYWGKGIAPEAARKVMEFGFERMGLNRIEAECMAENVQSQRALQKLGMRLEGISRQKYFIKGKFRDMALYSILKQEFEREAGKRPGARP
- a CDS encoding FtsX-like permease family protein, producing MEENYIGDGSGGISIAEWEEIKKHKDIEIAAPVASLGYFAGNRTSVGLPLLEHPARFTWRFFTSDGLNKYPIGEPNVVTYFEGKPMEYVEYYAPRNSTVGFMGIRMPQNYYLLVAIDAESEGKLTGIDFSGLNRKIETGSQEYMIIQGLLEGRGNVPVIPVLKRSDLNIPLYLSLTVEELDISLSEYKKRFGVKPDEPIFAVDPELEQDLLEALNEEPALSRKQYDIDLSSFQGPFDGTYVELTNDFQVVKGEGGPLANDTAIYYTASKIQYDIGDDLIRVAKVKDEQPPLYKEVKQQGKSFLEDFDAPFMLWQMGTFTPLSKKDELTSSPLGIYSTEEVKTMDGTTLTPTISPGSFIAAPAAGVTTLEAARIIKGEKPIDAIRIRVAGIQSYDQEAQKKIEKVATDLLKKGYEVDIVAGSSFKKLEMDVEGIGRVTSPWTTLGVAQSLTSRWNAVTLTMTVLLALFGLLYLSSRLLYERNALSEENKILLTLGWQKNKISLRNRLEQQICLTIAFMIGILILFISPFNTNRSIYLAPFFLWLISLGSAWILLNRNSKPVPGGTAYKKWASIFYYRKLIIPIMLVLTFSVILIVIQAAVIFSSILEARRTSLGAFTMDAAAFFHASALIITLLLTILSVSEAMNAILNERKAEFQMYHAIGWTRNTIRRHFGKEVSAWAGASMAAAGAMSLAILPLLNISIGWILASYSCALILFMILLTTMVCKKI